A genomic stretch from Bacteroidetes Order II. bacterium includes:
- a CDS encoding sulfite exporter TauE/SafE family protein — protein MNELWLVFLTGLMGSAHCVGMCGGFVLMIQAPNNTANHMIRQTAYFIGKTFTYMMFGFVVGMLGMAVTMNISGLQDWISIGAGLFMIIAGLGIFGVVKSVEGIGGLNKTSFYKDAFRKFVQQKSVIGAYGLGLLNGLLPCGLLYGVLAQAAATGKPVQASIMMFVFGIATVPALWLLGMFGHLLTPAWKRRMNLFAGVLIILMGVMSIMRGTERGRELLSFMHGGHNHGQMEGMDHSKHQMPGMNHPKH, from the coding sequence ATGAATGAACTCTGGCTCGTTTTTTTAACCGGACTTATGGGAAGCGCACATTGTGTAGGCATGTGTGGAGGGTTTGTGCTGATGATTCAGGCGCCAAACAATACCGCTAATCACATGATTCGGCAGACTGCATATTTCATTGGCAAAACGTTCACTTATATGATGTTTGGTTTTGTGGTGGGTATGCTGGGTATGGCCGTTACAATGAACATCTCTGGCTTGCAGGATTGGATCAGTATAGGCGCTGGCCTATTTATGATTATCGCGGGTCTTGGTATTTTTGGTGTGGTAAAAAGTGTAGAAGGGATAGGTGGATTAAACAAAACCAGTTTTTACAAAGATGCCTTCCGCAAGTTTGTCCAACAAAAATCGGTGATTGGGGCGTATGGCCTGGGGTTGCTGAATGGATTATTACCTTGCGGCTTGTTATACGGCGTTCTGGCACAAGCAGCTGCTACCGGAAAGCCTGTACAGGCTTCAATCATGATGTTTGTCTTTGGCATTGCCACTGTCCCTGCTTTGTGGTTACTGGGCATGTTTGGCCACTTACTCACCCCTGCATGGAAGCGCCGTATGAACCTATTTGCTGGGGTACTGATTATTTTGATGGGTGTGATGAGCATCATGCGTGGGACTGAAAGAGGCCGGGAATTGCTTTCTTTTATGCATGGAGGCCACAATCATGGCCAGATGGAAGGCATGGATCATTCAAAGCATCAGATGCCCGGCATGAATCACCCTAAACACTAA
- a CDS encoding copper-translocating P-type ATPase has translation MSETVVSPPFVEITLPVEGMTCASCVARIERNLGKQKGVLETRVNLATAEASVRFDPRFIVRDQMIQTIEKTGFVVPDTQMSPPPISAFFEDETGDYRPRFWFAFVFTLPVFIISMAHGALDFLNVNVFLLVMTTPVVFWSGWPFFRGAWRVGRHGGSDMNTLVAVGVSAAYFFSVYSMLQPMALHGVGNHHTQVYFEAAAVIITLLLLGRWMEAKGKRKTGDAIRGLMDLAPPVSLVLKREGVVEVPANQLQAGDVVLLKPGSRIPADGMVVEGEAVVDESSLTGEPIPVDKSIGQTLRAGTMLSNGALKMVATQVGEMTTLQQIIRLTREAQGRKAPIQRLADRIAAFFVPAVMLIAAVTFVIWYLIGPEPSLNTALLVAISVLIISCPCALGLATPTAVMAGTGWAAKNGILFRGGDVLEKLHEAKTLVIDKTGTLTLGKPTVTSVIASEKFSIERVLSLLASAEQLSEHPLAKAIQTTAEKRGLALTLPTAFTNEAGGGIEATVNGERITAGRADWLKAKGITFPSTLPHTPLAQSRIDVAINGVWAGVVLLNDPIRPESPHVIQKLKEAGVHVVVASGDAPEVVAEVARKLNVETFYGATSPIDKARIVSEWQQKTGVVAMIGDGINDAPALATADVGIVVQSGTDVAIEAAGVTLLNPDLHTLVTAFTISVETMKVIRQNLFFAFVYNMIGIPLAAGVFYPIFGLLLNPMIGSAAMALSSVSVLSNSLRLAKLKKQTITTNHSIHEIANRN, from the coding sequence ATGTCGGAAACGGTTGTTAGTCCCCCTTTTGTTGAGATCACCCTTCCTGTTGAAGGGATGACTTGCGCCTCTTGTGTTGCCCGAATAGAACGAAATCTGGGAAAACAAAAAGGTGTCTTGGAAACCAGGGTGAACCTTGCAACCGCCGAGGCAAGTGTTCGTTTTGATCCGCGTTTTATTGTACGGGATCAGATGATTCAAACCATTGAAAAAACGGGGTTTGTTGTACCAGATACCCAAATGAGCCCGCCTCCTATTAGCGCCTTTTTTGAAGATGAAACAGGCGATTATCGGCCACGCTTTTGGTTCGCTTTTGTTTTTACATTACCTGTTTTTATTATTTCGATGGCTCATGGAGCCTTGGATTTTTTGAACGTAAATGTGTTTTTGCTGGTGATGACCACGCCTGTGGTTTTTTGGAGTGGATGGCCTTTTTTTCGAGGAGCCTGGCGTGTAGGGCGTCATGGTGGGTCGGATATGAATACCCTTGTGGCGGTTGGGGTGAGTGCAGCCTATTTTTTCAGTGTATATTCGATGTTGCAGCCAATGGCACTTCATGGGGTGGGTAATCATCATACGCAAGTGTATTTTGAAGCGGCAGCGGTCATCATTACCCTATTGCTTTTGGGGCGCTGGATGGAAGCAAAGGGAAAGCGGAAAACCGGAGATGCAATCCGTGGCTTGATGGATTTAGCGCCGCCTGTTTCTCTTGTTTTGAAGCGGGAGGGAGTGGTTGAAGTACCTGCAAACCAACTTCAGGCGGGGGATGTGGTGCTGCTTAAGCCTGGTAGCCGTATTCCCGCCGATGGTATGGTGGTGGAAGGGGAGGCTGTAGTGGATGAAAGCAGTTTAACCGGGGAACCGATCCCCGTAGATAAATCCATCGGACAAACCTTACGTGCTGGAACCATGCTTTCAAACGGGGCGCTGAAGATGGTGGCAACACAAGTAGGGGAGATGACCACTTTGCAACAAATCATCCGGCTTACCCGTGAAGCACAAGGCAGAAAAGCGCCCATACAACGCCTCGCAGACCGAATTGCAGCATTCTTTGTGCCTGCTGTGATGTTAATTGCCGCTGTCACTTTTGTGATATGGTATCTCATTGGGCCTGAACCTTCTCTTAATACCGCCCTTTTAGTTGCCATTTCTGTTTTGATTATTTCGTGTCCCTGTGCTTTGGGTTTGGCAACCCCGACTGCTGTGATGGCCGGAACCGGTTGGGCTGCCAAAAATGGCATTTTGTTTAGAGGAGGAGACGTTTTGGAAAAACTTCATGAAGCCAAGACATTGGTTATAGACAAAACCGGAACCCTGACGCTGGGAAAGCCTACCGTGACCTCGGTAATCGCATCTGAAAAATTTTCCATTGAACGGGTCTTATCACTCTTGGCAAGTGCAGAACAGTTATCCGAGCACCCACTCGCAAAAGCAATACAAACAACTGCCGAGAAACGTGGGCTGGCTTTAACATTGCCTACTGCCTTCACAAACGAAGCAGGTGGAGGGATAGAAGCTACTGTAAATGGAGAACGCATCACAGCTGGTCGTGCAGACTGGCTAAAAGCAAAAGGGATCACTTTTCCATCAACCCTTCCTCATACTCCGTTGGCGCAAAGCCGAATAGATGTGGCCATTAATGGGGTTTGGGCTGGCGTAGTATTGCTGAACGATCCAATAAGGCCAGAATCCCCACATGTGATCCAAAAACTAAAAGAGGCGGGAGTTCATGTGGTGGTGGCCAGTGGAGATGCGCCCGAAGTGGTGGCAGAAGTGGCCCGAAAGCTAAACGTGGAGACCTTTTATGGGGCTACTTCGCCAATAGACAAAGCACGCATTGTTTCGGAGTGGCAGCAAAAAACGGGTGTTGTGGCCATGATTGGAGATGGCATCAATGATGCACCTGCACTTGCAACAGCCGATGTTGGGATTGTCGTTCAGTCTGGAACTGACGTGGCTATAGAGGCGGCAGGGGTTACCCTTCTCAACCCCGATTTACACACGCTCGTTACGGCCTTTACCATTTCCGTAGAAACCATGAAGGTGATTCGACAAAATCTTTTTTTCGCCTTTGTGTATAATATGATCGGAATTCCATTAGCGGCTGGCGTATTTTACCCAATCTTTGGCCTCTTGCTCAATCCCATGATTGGCTCAGCGGCAATGGCACTTTCGAGTGTCTCTGTATTGAGTAATAGCCTACGATTGGCCAAGTTGAAAAAGCAAACCATCACCACAAACCATAGCATACATGAAATTGCAAATCGAAATTAG
- a CDS encoding molybdopterin molybdotransferase MoeA, with the protein MRKPISFLNARQLVLENTDRLPEEIVSLPESFDRRLAQVITTSEDLPRFNNSGVDGYAIRLVGLSEGAVLKVAGVIRAGAPWLEAWPQNTCLRILTGAPVPDEAEAIVMQEWTNLVGEEQVCINRLPMKNEHIRWRGSDTKAGSIIATVGTRISPALLGTLASMGKTEVVVSEKPNIALLTTGDEVLDVGVPLTPGKVWNTSRYLLQGEVKEAGGRVVWIGHARDDEAETRTKIAEALEQAHLLLVCGGVSVGSYDLVTVALTSLGWKPIVQGVKQRPGKPFTFGRLGNKGIFGLPGNPVSTAVCFDQYVRPAINAMQGQAESWRQTEPAELMTDIKKVKGLHHFVRATLHKDSSGREFVAPTGAQGSHIFSSMRDAECLIHLPEGVDEVLAGTIVMVERLTT; encoded by the coding sequence ATGCGTAAACCAATTTCTTTCTTGAATGCCCGCCAGTTGGTATTAGAAAATACTGATCGGTTGCCGGAAGAAATTGTTTCGCTTCCGGAAAGTTTTGACCGGAGGTTGGCCCAAGTAATTACTACCTCCGAAGATCTTCCACGGTTTAATAATAGCGGGGTAGATGGCTATGCAATCCGATTAGTAGGATTGTCAGAGGGAGCCGTCTTGAAAGTCGCAGGCGTTATCCGTGCGGGAGCGCCTTGGTTGGAAGCATGGCCACAAAACACCTGCCTGCGTATTCTAACGGGTGCGCCCGTGCCCGACGAAGCAGAGGCGATTGTGATGCAAGAATGGACGAACTTGGTTGGAGAGGAACAAGTGTGTATCAACCGATTGCCGATGAAAAACGAACACATCCGATGGCGCGGAAGCGATACCAAAGCAGGTAGTATTATTGCAACTGTGGGGACCCGTATTTCGCCAGCACTTTTGGGAACCCTTGCTTCTATGGGGAAAACCGAAGTCGTCGTGTCCGAAAAACCCAATATTGCCCTTTTAACCACGGGAGACGAAGTTTTGGATGTGGGTGTGCCATTAACACCGGGAAAGGTCTGGAATACGAGCCGATACCTGTTGCAAGGTGAAGTGAAAGAAGCAGGTGGTAGGGTCGTATGGATTGGGCATGCGCGGGATGATGAAGCCGAGACACGGACAAAGATTGCGGAGGCGTTAGAACAAGCACACCTCTTGCTTGTTTGTGGTGGGGTTTCGGTTGGGTCTTATGATTTGGTGACCGTTGCTTTGACATCTTTGGGTTGGAAGCCAATTGTACAAGGAGTAAAGCAGCGGCCTGGCAAACCGTTCACTTTTGGCCGATTAGGCAACAAAGGCATTTTTGGTTTGCCTGGCAATCCTGTTTCGACGGCTGTATGCTTTGACCAATACGTACGTCCGGCGATTAATGCCATGCAGGGACAAGCCGAAAGTTGGCGACAGACCGAACCTGCAGAATTGATGACCGACATCAAAAAGGTGAAGGGCTTGCACCACTTTGTCCGGGCAACGCTGCACAAAGATTCGTCTGGGCGAGAATTTGTCGCACCTACAGGTGCGCAAGGGTCCCATATTTTTTCTTCTATGCGTGATGCCGAATGCCTGATTCATTTACCGGAGGGAGTAGATGAAGTCTTGGCAGGAACCATCGTGATGGTGGAACGGTTGACGACCTGA
- the msrA gene encoding peptide-methionine (S)-S-oxide reductase MsrA: MATTTTSTIATFGSGCFWCTEAIFKRVQGVSNIKSGYTGGKIKHPTYREICSGLTGHAEAIQFTFDPTLIDYNDLLAIFFYTHDPTTLNRQGNDVGTQYRSVIFHHDESQAESARLFIQQLTNDQVYNSPIVTKIQPATVFYEAEPYHQDYYDLNAAQPYCSFVIAPKLEKLRKRFLDKLKNSE, translated from the coding sequence ATGGCCACAACCACAACTTCCACCATCGCCACCTTTGGATCTGGCTGTTTTTGGTGTACAGAGGCGATTTTTAAACGGGTCCAAGGGGTATCCAATATCAAAAGTGGATATACGGGTGGAAAAATCAAGCATCCAACCTATCGCGAAATCTGTTCTGGCCTAACAGGTCATGCAGAGGCCATTCAGTTTACATTCGACCCCACACTGATTGACTATAACGACTTGCTTGCAATCTTTTTTTATACCCACGATCCTACCACCTTGAACCGTCAGGGAAACGACGTGGGTACACAATACCGGTCCGTGATTTTTCACCACGACGAATCACAAGCGGAAAGTGCTCGATTATTTATCCAACAGTTGACCAATGATCAGGTATATAATAGCCCTATTGTCACCAAAATACAGCCTGCAACCGTATTTTACGAAGCGGAACCTTATCATCAGGACTATTACGACCTAAATGCGGCACAACCCTATTGCAGCTTTGTTATAGCTCCTAAGTTAGAAAAGTTACGCAAACGGTTTTTAGACAAACTGAAAAACTCCGAGTAA
- the purU gene encoding formyltetrahydrofolate deformylase, with translation MQDANTARLLISCPDRSGIVAAVSQFMYSHGANILDADQHSTDPTGGTFFMRMVFYLDGLDISRAQFEKAFARVVGDPFQMKWQISYADQPKKMALLVSKYDHCFMELLWRWQRKELSVEIPIVVSNHPDMAKVAEQFGIPYHYMPVTKETKPEQEVKILELLKDVQADLVVLARYMQILSSEFTCQYPNKIINIHHSFLPAFIGANPYQRAYDRGVKLIGATAHYVTSDLDEGPIIDQDVQRVSHREDVADLVRIGRDIERRVLARAVQAHIEDRVLVYQNKTVVF, from the coding sequence ATGCAAGACGCCAATACCGCACGTTTATTGATTTCCTGCCCAGACCGATCTGGCATTGTTGCTGCTGTTTCCCAATTTATGTATAGTCATGGTGCCAATATTTTGGATGCAGACCAGCATAGCACCGACCCAACAGGCGGGACTTTTTTTATGCGCATGGTTTTTTATTTGGATGGCTTAGACATCAGCCGAGCACAATTTGAGAAAGCTTTTGCACGCGTTGTGGGTGACCCTTTCCAGATGAAATGGCAAATATCATACGCTGATCAACCGAAAAAGATGGCCTTATTGGTATCCAAATATGACCATTGCTTCATGGAATTGCTGTGGCGATGGCAACGTAAGGAACTTTCTGTCGAAATCCCCATCGTGGTTTCTAACCACCCGGACATGGCGAAAGTAGCCGAACAGTTTGGTATTCCATATCATTATATGCCTGTAACAAAAGAAACAAAACCCGAACAAGAAGTCAAAATATTGGAACTATTAAAAGATGTACAAGCAGACTTGGTGGTTCTGGCCCGGTATATGCAAATTTTATCCTCAGAATTCACCTGCCAATATCCTAATAAAATTATTAACATACACCATTCATTTTTACCCGCTTTTATAGGTGCCAATCCTTATCAACGGGCTTATGATCGGGGAGTAAAATTAATTGGTGCAACTGCGCACTATGTGACGTCAGACCTAGACGAGGGCCCCATCATAGACCAAGACGTCCAACGGGTCTCGCACAGAGAAGACGTTGCGGATTTGGTGCGCATTGGGCGCGACATCGAACGGAGGGTATTGGCGCGTGCCGTACAAGCCCATATCGAAGATCGCGTATTGGTTTATCAAAACAAAACAGTGGTATTTTAA
- the ccoS gene encoding cbb3-type cytochrome oxidase assembly protein CcoS, which produces MNILMVMVPIAIMLAAGAVYAFTWAIRSGQYEDTETPAIRMLWDDEDTNIKNKKS; this is translated from the coding sequence ATGAATATTTTAATGGTCATGGTTCCCATTGCTATTATGCTGGCAGCAGGGGCTGTATATGCCTTTACGTGGGCCATTAGGTCAGGGCAATATGAAGACACCGAAACCCCGGCCATTCGAATGCTGTGGGACGACGAAGACACGAACATTAAAAATAAGAAGTCATGA
- a CDS encoding winged helix-turn-helix transcriptional regulator, translating to MSAPIQNIDAELLAHYCKAMGHPVRIQIINILKDSEQCDCGDIVDQLPLAQSTVSQHLKVLKDAGLIRGNVVGTRTLYSLNPKGLTHFKKIVDHF from the coding sequence ATGAGCGCGCCTATTCAAAACATAGATGCTGAATTGTTGGCCCATTATTGTAAAGCAATGGGGCATCCGGTTCGGATCCAAATCATCAATATTCTAAAAGATAGTGAACAATGTGATTGTGGGGATATCGTAGATCAACTCCCGCTGGCACAATCCACTGTCAGCCAACACTTAAAGGTCTTGAAAGATGCAGGTCTTATTCGCGGCAATGTGGTCGGAACCCGAACCCTTTATTCGCTGAATCCCAAAGGATTGACCCATTTTAAAAAGATAGTGGATCATTTCTGA
- a CDS encoding methionyl-tRNA formyltransferase: MNIVFMGTPDFAVPSLYALIAAGFKPSVVVTRPDLPRGRGQKVEITPVKAVAQAYHIPVLQPESVKDPAFISTLSKMEIDIMVVVAYRILPESVYGLAQKGAFNLHGSLLPAFRGAAPIHRAVMAGVEETGVTTFFLRKEVDTGDVILRASTPIGANETTGDVYERLMHLGADLVVQTVRMIEQGGIPTSKQDEKLASPAPKIFPHDCYVDWTKPAQVVHNFIRGLSPFPGARTLLDGKLLKMYRSEVVGDDLSSQTPGTILAHAGRLLVACGTGKVSLTEVQLEGRKRLPASAFLAGNADLIGSCLGTNPKKGS, encoded by the coding sequence ATGAATATAGTTTTTATGGGTACGCCGGACTTTGCGGTTCCTTCTCTATATGCCCTCATTGCTGCGGGTTTCAAACCATCGGTGGTGGTTACCCGTCCAGATTTGCCACGAGGGCGTGGCCAAAAGGTGGAGATTACGCCTGTTAAAGCGGTAGCGCAGGCATATCATATTCCGGTATTGCAACCAGAATCAGTAAAAGATCCTGCCTTTATATCAACCCTTTCCAAAATGGAAATTGATATTATGGTGGTGGTGGCTTATCGGATATTGCCAGAGTCCGTGTATGGTCTTGCCCAAAAAGGTGCATTTAATCTGCATGGATCTTTGCTGCCTGCTTTTCGTGGGGCAGCTCCCATACATCGGGCAGTGATGGCGGGCGTAGAAGAAACGGGAGTTACTACTTTTTTTCTAAGAAAAGAAGTGGATACTGGCGATGTAATTTTGCGTGCCTCAACTCCCATTGGCGCAAATGAAACCACGGGCGATGTATATGAAAGACTCATGCACTTGGGCGCAGATTTGGTGGTGCAAACGGTGCGTATGATCGAACAGGGCGGGATCCCTACATCAAAGCAAGATGAGAAGTTAGCTTCTCCGGCTCCTAAAATCTTTCCCCACGATTGTTACGTAGATTGGACTAAACCAGCACAGGTTGTGCATAATTTTATTCGCGGACTCTCTCCTTTTCCAGGGGCCAGAACCCTATTAGACGGGAAATTACTCAAAATGTACCGATCGGAAGTGGTTGGAGATGATCTTTCTTCACAGACACCCGGCACCATACTTGCCCATGCTGGTAGGTTATTGGTGGCTTGCGGAACGGGAAAGGTTTCGCTAACCGAGGTCCAGTTGGAAGGCCGAAAACGGTTACCCGCCTCTGCCTTTTTAGCAGGCAATGCGGATTTGATTGGGTCATGCTTGGGTACTAACCCCAAAAAAGGGTCATAG
- a CDS encoding heavy-metal-associated domain-containing protein: MKLQIEISGMGCNHCVAAVQEAIQTQKDFVIQSVTIGSAVVSFEKSEASKEALYEAIEDAGYEVKHVESVS, encoded by the coding sequence ATGAAATTGCAAATCGAAATTAGCGGCATGGGATGTAACCACTGTGTTGCAGCCGTACAGGAAGCCATTCAAACCCAAAAAGACTTTGTTATTCAGTCGGTTACGATTGGGAGCGCGGTCGTTTCTTTCGAGAAATCAGAGGCGTCAAAGGAGGCCCTTTATGAAGCAATTGAAGACGCGGGATACGAAGTGAAGCACGTTGAAAGCGTATCTTAA
- a CDS encoding T9SS type A sorting domain-containing protein, which produces MKKILFFALFAPIHVLFAQNPPDIIQSYGGPAAAFAWPIPFSHIPQTFTKHAVRFSAPIWAGMNSRMASIDLRVWGTTKSQDGYNDSLVVRFLSATPDGTPDETKAFQKPLKVVLSSLKRGEYNTLGLATKNLILKPNTHIWVSFELEAVGKKDTLVMVSDNAEIPALGRSAAYIQGLGWQMMRETQFNNEYIFQVAVKWSATSVVDREKEEIPVATTPVVEVYPNPFEANPTLRFHHLGSGFVNLAVFDLMGKKILDEMLPTHNGEYQLTLPNELAAGLYLLRIQHREEVLVKRLVRAGKK; this is translated from the coding sequence ATGAAAAAAATCCTATTTTTCGCACTCTTTGCACCGATACATGTCCTTTTTGCACAAAACCCACCGGATATTATTCAGAGCTATGGTGGCCCGGCAGCAGCGTTTGCTTGGCCTATCCCCTTTTCCCATATTCCACAAACTTTTACCAAACACGCCGTCCGGTTTAGTGCTCCTATTTGGGCAGGGATGAACAGCCGTATGGCTTCGATTGATCTGCGGGTCTGGGGGACCACCAAAAGCCAGGATGGATACAATGACTCCTTGGTTGTTCGGTTTTTGTCCGCCACGCCAGATGGTACGCCCGATGAAACCAAGGCTTTCCAAAAGCCACTTAAGGTCGTACTTAGTAGCCTGAAGCGGGGGGAGTACAATACATTGGGATTGGCTACTAAAAACCTTATTTTGAAGCCAAATACTCATATTTGGGTGAGTTTTGAACTGGAAGCAGTTGGTAAAAAAGACACTCTTGTCATGGTCTCGGATAATGCCGAGATTCCTGCCTTGGGACGGTCTGCAGCTTATATTCAGGGCTTGGGCTGGCAAATGATGCGAGAAACCCAATTTAACAATGAGTATATTTTTCAAGTTGCTGTAAAGTGGAGTGCTACCTCGGTTGTTGATCGCGAAAAAGAGGAAATACCCGTAGCAACAACGCCGGTTGTGGAGGTTTATCCGAATCCATTTGAGGCAAATCCGACTCTACGCTTCCATCATTTAGGTTCTGGTTTCGTAAACCTTGCCGTATTTGATCTTATGGGTAAGAAAATTCTTGATGAAATGCTACCGACTCATAATGGAGAATACCAGCTGACATTACCAAACGAACTTGCGGCGGGTCTTTATTTACTCCGAATTCAGCACAGAGAAGAGGTACTTGTGAAGCGGTTAGTACGGGCTGGGAAAAAATAA
- a CDS encoding MOSC domain-containing protein — protein sequence MKLSGIHVYPVKSFAGFSQTEAFVTRRGLLMDRQWMLVDEDGDFLSQRECPEMALVKTSVVDKQLHLTFDVETYSIPLSPAPDQERLWVTVWGDEVEAQLVNEGADNWLSDILGTNCRLVYMPEVSRRLVDRQYANSKDDLVRFSDGFPVLLTNESSLEWLNGHLLQPVTMNRFRPNLVVSGFEPFEEDRWKEVRIGEVTFAVVKPCARCSITTIEPTTAKRGKEPLKTLAQFRTFDGKVLFGQNLIPLHEGTLRLDSTVNVCYK from the coding sequence ATGAAGTTATCTGGCATCCATGTCTATCCAGTAAAATCATTTGCTGGTTTTTCTCAAACGGAGGCGTTTGTAACACGGCGCGGGCTGTTAATGGACCGTCAATGGATGTTGGTGGATGAAGATGGGGATTTTTTGTCTCAGCGGGAATGCCCTGAAATGGCCTTGGTCAAAACCTCGGTTGTTGACAAACAACTTCACCTTACTTTTGACGTAGAAACCTACTCCATTCCACTTTCGCCCGCTCCCGACCAAGAACGACTTTGGGTGACTGTTTGGGGGGACGAAGTGGAAGCCCAATTGGTGAACGAAGGGGCTGATAATTGGCTTTCGGATATTTTAGGGACGAATTGCCGCTTGGTGTATATGCCGGAAGTGTCTCGACGATTGGTAGATCGTCAGTATGCCAACAGTAAAGATGACCTCGTGCGTTTTTCAGATGGGTTTCCCGTATTACTGACAAACGAATCTTCTTTAGAATGGTTAAACGGCCATTTACTGCAACCTGTAACCATGAACCGTTTCCGTCCAAATTTGGTGGTTTCTGGCTTTGAACCATTTGAAGAGGATCGGTGGAAGGAGGTAAGAATCGGAGAAGTCACATTTGCAGTTGTGAAACCTTGTGCCCGGTGTAGCATCACCACCATTGAGCCTACTACGGCCAAACGTGGAAAGGAACCCTTGAAAACGTTGGCACAATTCCGTACGTTTGATGGGAAAGTTCTCTTCGGGCAAAACTTGATCCCGCTTCATGAAGGCACCCTCCGCCTTGATAGCACCGTAAATGTGTGTTACAAATAA